A section of the Bacillus sp. HSf4 genome encodes:
- a CDS encoding serine protease, whose translation MVMKKSVKRTLITGLMGISLYSMGMHSAQAAPSPHTPVSNDPSYQPESKVVYDPNIKSDKNGTYSKAFQGTGKGSGSAQHEKAKSSPAKAPYNLKSVIGTDNRTRVSNTTAYPYRAIVHISSSIGSCTGWLIGPKTVATAGHCVYDTASGSFAGTATVSPGRNGSSYPYGSVKSTRYFIPSGWRSGNTNYDYAAIELSEPIGNTVGYFGYSYTTSSLTGTNVTISGYPGDKPSGTQWQHSGPITVSETYKLQYSIDTYGGQSGSPVFEQSSSRTNCSGPCSLAVHTNGVYGGSSYNRGTRITKEVFDNLTNWKNSAQ comes from the coding sequence TTGGTTATGAAAAAAAGCGTGAAGCGAACGTTGATCACCGGTCTTATGGGTATTTCTCTTTATTCTATGGGGATGCACTCCGCTCAAGCTGCACCATCACCGCATACCCCTGTTTCAAACGATCCTTCTTACCAGCCTGAGTCAAAGGTTGTCTACGATCCGAACATTAAAAGCGACAAAAATGGAACATATTCCAAAGCGTTTCAAGGAACAGGGAAAGGAAGCGGGTCAGCCCAGCACGAAAAAGCGAAATCATCGCCTGCCAAAGCCCCTTACAATCTTAAATCTGTCATCGGTACAGATAATCGGACAAGAGTCTCCAATACAACGGCATACCCTTACAGGGCCATCGTTCATATTTCAAGCAGCATCGGCTCCTGCACCGGCTGGCTGATCGGCCCGAAAACGGTTGCAACGGCGGGGCACTGCGTCTATGACACAGCTAGCGGTTCATTTGCGGGGACGGCCACTGTATCGCCGGGGCGCAATGGCTCAAGCTACCCTTACGGATCGGTGAAATCGACGCGTTATTTCATTCCGTCAGGCTGGAGAAGCGGAAACACCAATTATGACTACGCGGCCATCGAACTGAGCGAACCGATCGGCAACACCGTCGGCTATTTCGGATACTCCTACACCACTTCCTCCCTCACAGGGACAAATGTGACGATCAGCGGCTATCCCGGGGACAAGCCGTCAGGCACCCAATGGCAGCATTCAGGGCCGATCACAGTCTCAGAAACTTATAAACTGCAATATTCGATCGACACATACGGCGGACAAAGCGGTTCACCTGTATTTGAACAAAGCAGTTCAAGAACAAACTGCAGCGGTCCTTGCTCACTGGCTGTTCATACGAATGGGGTGTACGGAGGCTCTTCATACAATCGGGGGACACGCATCACAAAAGAAGTATTTGATAATTTGACCAACTGGAAAAACAGCGCGCAATAA